Part of the Phragmites australis chromosome 23, lpPhrAust1.1, whole genome shotgun sequence genome is shown below.
tgcccaagatcgaaacacatgccttttcaacatgtacatcacaacaaaacttaagaaagagcgagtaattaacattatattacaagtttttaagcatgcaacaagttatcacaatttacagcaaaagagagttaggagcagactaaaacctgctcaactcctaaccagcaaaagaactaagcaatGGAAGACTAAacgctatacaacaaaaggggaatagagccatatgcccttaggatcCATCATAAAAGCACGACCACCCAGAGtaagatgcactactcttgcctacCACCTGCATCAACGGGCACGAAGTAGCGaaacaccgccccctcctctCCGACCTGTGAATctgcatcaacttaagagcagcaccctgagtatgaaggtactcgcaagtcttacacaatatagagcacatatacatagcttgactccaaggatcatgcattagctagtagcaaggattaaacaagcggttaagttaattaagcggtaagcaccctagacataggtgtgagcaactaacttaaccaacttatatgaaactaccctgtcataaccaacaactgagcatatgtaaatgtaacaacaagtatatcaatgtgaacaagtgccaactcgaaccagcAATCACCAACCACCAAACCCAGAtcataatcacatgcccaaccataaacctcatgccatcatccacaaaccacaacgagaactctacgaccaggcgcagatgaaacaatagcatgctcatgactgagagagcgacagttcaaactgtttatacaccctgcaggggatactcctgtacccacacgacacaaggaccattcggcttgtgccaccggccaaagtgcacaatggaaacaccgtcgttcgacttctaccgaaagacctaagcatttcTAAGCATGTATAGCGTACTCGTtcctagacataacaccatctctaggctacaaggaaattacttgaaaAATTGACCAAGGTGGAGATGCAATCTGCATAGGTTCTaaccaagggtacccgacacatgcatgcatacataagcatattaatcaattgagacttccaaattttacatgggtgaaatatgttagttgcttgccttgctgccctggatcaaaAAGGTGGGGTGCATCGGAATCAAactcggcctccgggatcgtcGGATCGGctttctctaaaaagaataacacgtgcaatgccatgagtatggatgaaatgcaacaatgcatgccataagatacgcaaaacatgttaaaagtgcaaacatgcgagctagaacaaaattgggactcaaaccaatttgaaacgTTACCAaaagtgcggaacctctggacatatgcggactatccgcaaaattatgcggaacatccgAACATTACGTGACTCAGGCAAACTTTGGACTACctggagaattctccggatactccggacatgtgcggaccctccaGACTTTTGTCCGGACACTCTGGACCTGggctgaaaatgtgtttttGATGATTCATCGATCGATTtaactccaaacttgaatctatgctacatacacctgcgcatataccataccaagggttctagaccaactttgtagcttaaccctaagaaaattttgaatataACTCAAATTGCCATTTTCCTAGAAAGTGCGGACCGTTCGCACTTtgatgcggaacctccgcacttttatggACTATCCAcacttttatgcggatactccgcactcCCTAGAACTTCTCTGATTTGGGGAAAATTTTGTCAAATCGatttgtgatcttttccaaactaaagaagaacatgtttgagatggtttatggagtctagaattcactcatcaatctagcaactcgattcctaactcaaatctcatctaaatcctcattttggtctaaaacctcaaaaactcatgaactttgctaaaactcgaaatcgatcaaccaaatcacgaattcttgtcatggggagcctaagagacttactcaagatgcttgtggattTGGGTGATTGTCgagaagtggaggaaatggagggaaattgaagaactctggtgttccttgtgcttcaaccatgaacaccaaaagacatcaaatccggctcgaatctttcgagaaaatgaaaatgaattggatggatgagtagcttatgagctctagaatgcaatggtaccacatgcatacctccaatccttcacttgagctcggattttggaagaaatggagagagggagtgagagcttgagtgggagggggaactgcagctgctgctgcacggGTGGGAGtgaaggaggagagagagggagcaggtgagctgctgcccacttgagagagggagtgggtgaggggtggggccacatgtggggcctaCATATTAGAGAGAATAGGTATTTCTAATGCATTTTCCATTATTTTCTCCCTTAACTTTCTCTCTTATTCGAATGATTACTAATGAAGTGCATTAGTGCTTCGgattaccattacgcaaaattttaagcataattttgcttaaatgcgtgattaagaaattAGGACATGACacttccgccgccgcctttcCTCTCTGGAGCCAGCCGGTTAAGTCTCCCTCACCCATGACCATTAGATCTATTTTGGATGGTCACGATTAGAAGCCTGGCATACCCTTTCAGCGTTCAATCACATGATGCCACGTGGCCACTTAATCCCAATCAGCAAAACAAGCCACGTCATCGCCTGCATAAGCCCGCCACCTAAGCGAATCAGCCCGCGTGGCAATGCCACGTCAGCACACCTTTATCCAGTCATTatttctatttgttttaattcgggaataatggaaattttgcaaataagcccctggAATTTCCTGTATTTAAataaaagcccctatctttaTACAGTTTAGCCACTAAACTTTCTCATAAATACAAATAGAtccctcaatttttgcaaaaaggcccctaaactctctatttttattcaaactaAGTCCttttattttcagatttaaccctaatcttgtttatagcataactttctcgttttaacTCCAATTTAGATGGTTTTCACGCTCAcgtgttcgtagcgacgtgtactatcttttagtatctttttttttagatgttagctattgtttggtgtactattcttaattagttttgttgtgtgtttttttgATGTGTTTTGAGAGCATACGAgaagcagttcgagaatctccaggaccaagtatttgaagagtctgagcagtaagttgggagaggcaagtgtccttgaatattttgatcccagttttgttTAAAATGCATTCTTTActttaaacatgcatgctgttaattctgaatcctatgtacttaTAGTATCTTGTttcatataattccttgtcgcctagttgttagcattggatatgatgggtagttatgcttagctttgcacaaggggatgtaagggttaatggttaaacatgactaatgaattaatgcaactatgagttgggaatattaatgatggtatagcaacatgaaactttaggccttgagcaaagtagtgttgtttATGAtgaagttatgttgttggtttagtgtttgctcaagtaacctaagtaaggaccagtttgtgGAGCGATAATGTAAcgccctgattttcagatttctcaaaatttctaaaattttccaagattatcgaatagcttcaccagtagaataggtttaaaacctattttcttaatcaatcaatcaatataggttattattttgtgtgcattgcatgctaagttttgctaggagccaggtaaaagtattagagttcttttttctttactttctctttggtgttttgagtaaaaaggattttgaaaaggtttttacaaaactctttagtgaataagttaaggatcttaatggttggaactcaaagtctttgaattcatcatctattcaatccttgatcatacctgatccttctccagctcaattcaaatcttatccaaatccttttttaaagtcaatctctcttctttctcaaattctacccaaatccaaattcaaattccttatctactcctattcttgttcaacctcatcttttttgtttctcttaactTCACTctgaactcaattcaaattcaaatcttattcaaatttctctgcaaaagtttcttttctaaaccctagatatacctaaagtgtctttgggtttaatcttgctcaagtccaaacccttagccaagccTTCTAGATGGCCTAAGAAAGGATctacgaaatctgcaaattttcgcggagtcctaggcagcctcatcttctcatgacgttttggagttcaaaacagcctcaaatgcaaatcttgacaataccaaagttgtagacctcgtcgagagcttcgatttgaacctacggaagtcctcttttggataatgtatctaggagttatggcccccgaaatcagtgctgcgcagagaagtctgagttcaaacagtttatcttgtggagaatttttggaaatcaagatggcattttcagaagttccaatgactaccaaagttgtagatcttttcgagtagtATAATTTAGAATAatgaaacgtccaatttggagtttggacgatggagatatcatcctcggaatacagagctacgaCAAGGGAAATTGTaatcgactcgaactcgaatccgattcgtgttcggtttggactccacctcatccagccgtccctagccctatatatatgagttgcacgccctctcctacctctattccacacCTCCAAGCCTTAGAAGttgctgctgccctgcccgtgcatCGCCGAAGCGCCActgttcgccggagccgccgccgtcgtcgcccgtgatgcgctacgtcatcttctccgcgaatcctccttcctcgaccatcaaagcaaggtgaggaactcttcttctcctcacttactactgttttagcatcatactaagtctctagctaagccctagccccggccaaagcccgatctacaccgcaacggtcgtcgccgtcgcggacagccgcgagacagccgtgCTGTAGccaattggcatcgatgttcccgactgaccagaggtcaaatcaccaagtcctttcaccggtgcatgtcccatgatgttccccacgccctcactaACCGGTTTGGCCactagattagccaaactattgAAATCAAGGACGATATACCCGCTGTCtagtttctggacgtgttctgcacgcgcactggatttgcattcgcgtcccccatcaatccgaaagccgtatggatgcaccaaccacgtcatggcatgtcccatggagtcttctacgttaccctaggagctcatccccatttgtgcagcgacacgaccaagacgctattgccaaccacaacatatcgtagccatcacccgtttcatctatgctgatcgttcttcctctcagtggatgatctaccaaaacccatgccatagcattgtgtttccgggttatatgaacatccttgttcaaacggttcctcaaaattcatagccaatctctgggaacgctagcgtcttcgttcctgcatttgttcgcggtcaccaccaaacctagaagcagtcatcgctgttttgccactacctcggatgaccccttccaaaaccaaccataccgctgagttagtctttccgcgttctactccatgctcccctcgtttcactaaaacaccactgaagccgacattgatgtttgtggccacatgctcgATTGttatctccgacgaaacccgaaccaccaccgctacatagagtgaccaatactatcctaaacctagaagtgcaaccttcagcctttttgatccatcataggtggtagATACTATACCTTAgcatatctcttctttaatccaagatggtatttgtatagcatgccaagtcagctccacatcattctccttagcctagtcaatgaaatctagtctgccctacacttttGAATCTTACGCAATGATGTTGttaagcctgacacagtgattgtgcaataaagcctttcccataggaagatagttttgtaaaatcagcatttccttctCAGtcaatccatctcccgaaagctattctcttttcatcttaactccgatttaggtgattcttgcatctaaacatttctaaaatcatccctatccaaccatagtgtttttaaactattttgatgatatctggtatgttgttcttagtgttttcctttgtgttgtttgtcggtagctctcgcgattagtcgataacgttccggagcagttcgagggacttcaagaccgagatttcgacaacactgagcagcattgggaaaaaggcaagtgtccttgatcatcttgaacctatgtttttaaatattttgttttataaaattgcatgcagtgtcaatatgatgggtagacagggtagtcacctatgttagggttttccttagattttcccttatcatcccttggaacctaggtggtttatggttaggtgtcttttatgggtagattgcttagccatgcttttgggatgttgagaagtgtcataatcttgactaatgaacatatgcaacaatggtcgttaatttgttaatggtctaacaacatggaaccttaggccttgagcaaagttgtgtcgatgatgatgaagttatgatgttggtttagtgtttgctcaagtaacctaagtaaggaccggttcgtggagcgacaacccaagaaatatcgtaccaaccacgagacctggtatgggacaggtctagcttattaattagtggattcccatttttgtgcgtgccaaacggaagagtggatgtgtggggacggcaaaggccagaaccatttggttagtggtatgagatgtgtagcgGAAgtgaagggtgaaaactttccggagctacaaggcgcaaaagggggtttgtgggtggtgtgaatgccactttgacggcggtgaaacctagcgggcatgcacatgctggatgaaactttgtaacggctttgaagtgactttccgggtgacacaccacggcgtgtgttaagtgtctagctaacacggcaacatagaaaTCACAatttgtggggaaagctggacaacctctgcagagtgtaaaaactgttataacaatcgtgctcacggttatgagagacttggatcctcacatgattaggggattgtggttatgagtttggttgtggttgtagttatggttctggtacatggagtactagatggttgtggttatggttctggtacagggagtactagatggttgtggttttgatatagtacagggagtactagacggttatggtatgcaaggtggggagccttgtatgctgcgtgttggactgcgtgggttacattcacttaataattgtttaatacttttgagtccaaatatcttttcattactcgcatttacgcaaataaaccATGtgatagcctattcttgatataagcctgcatgtcattactttcccacacttgctgagcacatcatgtgctcacacatgctattttttctatagcatgcgacatgtatgctgctgctcagtgaatgaagatgttgaagactatcaagacgaggttgcaacgttctagacgcgtgtctcccggtcggttgcctgtggtgttgttgaGCACCCGTGCttttgttccgctgcagatatcttcatagaagacaatatatgtcaattgctgtaagagtttaacgtttatttaataaaagtattgcttttgttacttcacctgtgacgtcattatatgtgttgaacatcctgagcacacataagccgcatctggttttggccgttaaaaccatGTGTGACAGATAACCCAAGAAAATACGTACCAACCAAGAGACCTGGTATgagacaggcctagcctattaattagtggattccagttttgttCGTGCCAAACaaaagagtggatgtgtggggacggcaaaggctagaaccatttggttagtggtatgagaggtgtagtggaagggaagggtaaAAACTTTTCGAagctacaaggtgcaaaagggggcttctgggtggtatgaatgccactttgacggtggtgaaacttAGCGAGCAtgcacatactagatgaaactttgtaacggctttgtagtgactttccgggggACAcgccactagcgtgtgttaagtgtttcacggacacggcaacaaggaagatcacgactcgtggggaaagctggacaacctctgcagagtgtaaaatctgatatatcagccgtgctcacggatatgagagacttgaatccaaacaagattagttggatgggtttgggTTGGTTTGGTCAGTTTGGGAGCCTGATAtgggattcaggtggttgggaaacatgtggaaaTGTTTCTAGGAGTTCGAGGTCTACTGATGATTCACCTAGTAAAGTAGGATGTTTTTATAGTACTCGTTAGTATAGTTGGctttttatgcaaatttaaactgttacagcttgttcctttGTTTAAGCTCGCACGACATTTTATCTTCgcacacttgtggagtacaagttgtaCTCATACTTACTGTTTTTATCCAAATATCCTccaagcgctgctcagacattgaagggGATCCAGACTTCttcgttgatgaagatgaagactactAAGCTGGAGTTTTCCCCCgttcaattgcctgtggaagttggagatTCGCGGTGTTTAGTCTGTGTGATTTTGTTTAAGACTTTGGGGTCTTTCTTTACCTATTCAAgttaacgttgtaataatgacactgcgtgtgatacactgatgaagtcgctgtatgtatgaaacttgatcctgtcatacatgtggtttacatctagttttgtTTCGGGTGTGacactatgcaactatgagttgggaaattTTGTTAATggtatagtaacatggaaccttaggccttgcgCAAAGAGGAGTTCATGATGATCGTAgtgatgttgttggtttagtgtttactcaagtgacctaagtaagaacCGGTTCATGGATctacaacccaagaagtatcataccaaccacgagacctggtatgagACAGtcttggcctattaattagtgtattccagttttgtgcatgccaaatggaagagtggatgcgtggggacggctaaggccagaaccatttggttggtggtatgagatgtgtagtggaagggaagggtgaaaacttgctggaactacaaggcgcaaaagggggcttctgggtggcgtgaaaaccactttgacgacggtgaaacctagcaggCGTGCACATACTAGTTGAAACTTTGCAACAGTCTTATAGTGACTTTTCGGGCAACATACCACTaccgtgtgttaagtgttttgcagacacggcaacaaggaaaatcacgactcgtgagaaagctggacaacctcagtagagtgtaaaatctaatatatcagcTGTGCTCATAGTTATGATTGAATGATTCTTGGatcatcacatgattagttggtttggttgaatggttcttggttacctgtgcAGGATATCAAGTCGGATAGTTTGAGAATCTGAAGTGGTTTTCAGGAAGTTGAGAAACATACGGAGATGTTTCTAAGAGTTGGAAGTTTAGTggtgaatcacatagttaaataggatgcttttataactctttgtTAGCATAtttggtatttatgcaaatttaacccaTTGcagcttgttcctttatttaagtttgtatgtcatttatttttcacacttactgagcgcgtcatgtgctcatacttgctattttccctatgccatgcgatatggtggtgctgctcagtgagtgaagatgttgaagactatcaagaggAGGTTGTaacgttctaggcacgtgtctcccggtcggttacttatggtgttgttgggcatcaATGCTTCTATTCTactgcagatatctacatagaagataatatatatcaattgctgtaagagtcaatgtttattctataaaatattgcttttgttacttcatctatgacgtccttatatgtgttgaacatcctgggcacacatagtcgcatctggttttgttcgttaaaaTCGAATGTGATAgatgtggtatcagagctatacaGACTGTAGGATATGATGCCTAACCTATATTCAAAACTAGATATGATGCCTAACTTATATTCAAAACTAGATATGATAGTTAACATATGTCACAACCTAGATATGTTGGCTATCTTAataggtttgtaaaaaaaatcttgaaatacCACTTATTCGACATACCTCCCCATGATCAACAAGAAACTATACTATTATTTTGGCTTGTAACAACTATATGTTCTAGATCTACAACAACAGAACACAATAAAACAAACAGCTGATGTTACTCTATATTATTCTAAAATCCTAGATCTAACAGTTACTCTAAAAACCTAGATCTAATAGCAGTATAGGTATCAAAAAATCTTGGTCTAACAGTTACTCTATATTCCTCTAAGAACCTAGTTCTAAAAATAGTACAACTATCCCTAAATTATATCTTCTAACTTTGCTATAATATCATTAAATCATGTATCAAATGCCTAAACTATGTTCAAAATTATATATAATGGCTAACCTATGTCACACACTAGATCTAATGGCTATCCTAataggtttgtaaaaaaatgcCAAAATTTGAATTACTACCTCAACCACATAACAAATCCGGAAAGAATTTGCCACTCTTCCCCtctgctcatcttcttctctcctctcatctcctctctctttgtctctctctGGGGGCACTAGTGGGTGGAAGgattatatattttctaatgGGCCCCACACTAGACGTTGAAGGGCGACAGGTGGGGGAGGCAGTTGTCGATCTTCGGAAAGGCAATAGGTGTGTGGCATCTGACGTGGATGCCACTACGATCAATTCATCCAATCGGGGGCCCGATCACCTCCTCTGGTCCGTTTAACGGTGACATACGAGGATAGATTTGTACTATTTTAAAACAGACGTAtatatttctaatttttagatttaaaaaaatataaaaatattaaaaattccaGCACTAGCCGGTCATCTCCGCTGTGCGCTAGGCTCCCACCATGTCATGGACACATTAGCTGACAAAGGGGTGGAAATGGAAAGAATGACCAAGGAAGTGAAGGCAGACATCAAATCCCTTCCAAATCCCTCGCCAGCTGCTCCGCTCTTGCTCCCTTCACTCCCAGGCAAGCAAAGCAAGCTCACCCAACCGCTGAGGCAAACCCTCAAAACCCAGGGAGGAATCACCACCAGCGGAAGCAAGCAACCAAGAGCGGATTGGATCGAATCGGCTGCCCACACATGGCGGATCAGGAGGCGCCCGAGCCGGCGTGGCCCCCGTGGACCTCCCTCCTGCTCCAGGCCATGAGCCGGCGGCGGACCTGGGTGGCGCTCTTCCTCGCCGTgtacgccgggctgctctgctcGTCCTGGAGCCTGCTTGCCTCCGTCCGCGCCTGGTACTACTCCGCCTCGGCAGCgggcccggcggcggcggcgcccgcgTGGCCCGCCGCGCTGTACGCGTCCGTGATGTACGGCGCCGTGTTCGGGCTGCTGTCGATGGGCGCCGCGCTCGCTGTGGCGGCGCCGGCCATGCTGGTGACGTGGATCACCGTGCTGGTGCTGCTGGCGTTCGCCGGGAAGCCCCGGAGGTTGCTTGTCGCGGAGGGGCGCCGCGCCACGCGGGACATCGCAGGGCTCGCGCTCCGCGTGCTGCTGCGCGAGGGCAACGCCGTCGCCGCGCTCTGTGCCGCCGCCAGCTTCGTGGCCCTCCTCCTCGGCCGccgcgacgacggcggcggcggcagctgatCCATTGCTTCCTAATTAATTTGAGCTGCCACTTCCCTCTTCTGTAGTTAAATTTTCCGCTCTGATCCTGTTCCTGTCCAGATGCAACCGTTTGTAAACCAAGATTTGAGGGTCTCGTTTTGTTGTTTCCCCCCGATTTTTTCACCCCTGTAaactctgaaaaaaaaaaagcaccgTTGTTGGCGTTAGCTAATTGTAACAAGGGGGAGATTATGACACGAAATTGTTCTAGTTACTTAACTAATAGGGCAGTGATGGCTGGGTAATGGTACCCTCTTTAATTTAGTGTTCCTTTGCTTTGCGCGGAGGCGTGGCATCTTGCCGTGCTGCATCATGTGGACAGCTAGAAAGCAGAGAGTGCTCTAGTGGCTGGAATAGAAGCTACTGGGCGCTGGAGAAAGCAGAGCCGGTCTCGGTGACCAATTGGAACATGTAATGCCTTCGTAGAAATGTAACGGATAACGGTGATCATATTACACCCTGTAGGCTAACTGGCTAACTAATACGGTACGTGAAATGCTTGACGGTATCCGATATGTCCGTACGTACAAACTACCACGAAGCTTCGATGTCCGGCAGGGGAACCAACATCTGGAAGTTTCTAAAATTcggttaaacttttaaaactttgactatcaataatttctaaaatatttattttgtaaaaaaaaaatcacacgtgtagatttatcttaaaaaatacttttataatattatatgtttagatttctaaaataaatattttagaaactaTTGATGCTcgaagttttaaaaatttgactgaatttTTATCAAAGTCATATATTTAAAATCAGAGGGGAGTACCTTTTATGAGTTATTTAATGTTGTACTCTAGGACTATGCACTTGTTTTAGGTAAAGAACTTGTTCTTAGTTATGCTGATGTCGGATTGTATCGCACCCTCTAATAAGTAAAACGTTCGCCCTGGATCCTTCAAATTTCTGACTACGTCACTCATTATTGAAGACAGTTTATGATCCAGTTCTCTTGGATGAACTAGTCAAATTGTTGGAGCATGTTGTTTGCACATTATCCATTCCCTAACTATGATCCTAACGCACCATTTTATGCTAATAGATAATTATATTGTTGATAAACATCCCAGCGATGGGTATTTTGGAATAAAAAGatgttctttaattattttttatgcaaTTAATCTCAAAACACTTACTAGAAGAAAACTGCAACTGAACTAGAGAAAACATGTGATCCGATGAAGTATCTTCTGTTGACTCCAAATGCCACGCTTAAGTCCACAATGACTTGTCGAGCTAGTCGAAATGGACATGGCATCATTTTGCTCAATTCAGAGTTCAGATAAAGTTCCCGAGCACAAAAGCTTTAATACTTtgtttttttcataatatttgCTAGATTAGACGATGAGTTGGAGAAACAAAACTAGATAAAGACCTACCACTTGTAACTATGGTGGCATTCTCAAACAGTAGCTAAAGCCAACACAGCAATATCACAACCTAGAATTTAAGAGGAATTAAGATAAACATGCTTACAGCACATACAGGGCTTACCCTTGTCAATGACAATCAATCACGCATGGATTTGTTAACAAAGCAAGACATCTTAGCAGCTAGTAGGG
Proteins encoded:
- the LOC133906275 gene encoding uncharacterized protein LOC133906275, translated to MADQEAPEPAWPPWTSLLLQAMSRRRTWVALFLAVYAGLLCSSWSLLASVRAWYYSASAAGPAAAAPAWPAALYASVMYGAVFGLLSMGAALAVAAPAMLVTWITVLVLLAFAGKPRRLLVAEGRRATRDIAGLALRVLLREGNAVAALCAAASFVALLLGRRDDGGGGS